A stretch of the Salmo salar chromosome ssa20, Ssal_v3.1, whole genome shotgun sequence genome encodes the following:
- the LOC106581144 gene encoding uncharacterized protein isoform X1, with the protein MIDLSHLTEEEQAMIMTVLKRDEELKKAEEERIKQLQKTSATVDSRLKYLTGEWFYEAKSLRHREKIHGSEVILASMKQRKAGSLDGFLSRPGAVSGKVSDITPPPKPARLLEAPTQPTQPQKNSKSLNVSDAEKERLNSVVRSPGRPRHNPFNRASLILEVEKTEKQSNGNQETEKASEAEPLSPLKIHMTADSTSHNSAGSATSEGSSLGFRPVPKKRTILSRHSQSSLTGSDVSIPGLQGHPAGSKVIVPASQGSLQHGSSCGSNQSSQGALDVQSQKMYPTPISELQNNATPVSPSSQQLNTLSHHSHKPLKHLTLVSTNTEFERAKEAHEKERRAEPSDNSLVRHLVRTPSPLRETESSKVPLRPLSEPKPLRLLNLRPTTHSDNDRHTDKSYTGHQKSEGSDGLIQREFVSVGPPQGRERSDGPFSKPLSIPLSPSSELTAPTHHQPSQHAAFQLIEMQDKEMIRTRNMDTAIRQEDLSLPSSTVDQWKHHDLHNSGDKPDKHVHKKTGNHKPASKSAPRSPKPTAEQDDSISKVLEWFSRSTDSNDWLETESDQPDMEEDVICSVKTDTDDRSTFESRSQQTERKAPEVKRKLLHVDPSLDMQSIGGGVSVCLTPEVKDQSSESSMDQPTDQSPLNTLRSYQPKRHMSESEGLRAAHWKEFKEVMLDREEDVIDRQEDVKKVSGPPAKAVGPQVATQEVKQKEVQDENQPPKISHLKSFWEKGNTGPKILISRSIIDKRQKPMEKERALAEKSHSTVSGPESYGVEGSSRKNLRDEKGDVRLNLDTQQSTASRDMRSGQPSVSPYKQEVYRPQNSVVIAPSIEIRTLPTWDDSYTPGAQSEKDNLTLTEEDLRRSPMTVDRRSSQAEILYLSRHHPQPDMLSQSRLSTEHQIFSPLTLSPQPELLIQPTVNPQPVNLLPAIPKPQPEMPSRARSKPSPNPLPELLSQPTTSPDSEKFRHKVGKESEQFPPKTQQSNVNVQSSVSTKKQVPPQQDSKADNIKQLKSFWEQENNRPIFYTGQSKEAGDASVTQIPSSAIGKMNKRYTKSEFDLRSICNESDGDHEGNSNLSSDRKIQNFTVFTMEKSSPSLGENRSQFKNLCNFWGEATLNNRGPISSDELKSPKNKEPMDTQNSMLELKQCVDPDFYSKSAPSQSQKVSATLPLDESRLKKTSSPSSPSSPSPPPSLVRGNKDREHQSRSKSIGVGSEAMIDTKEHQSKSRSVEVRSGAMIDTKANFSPQITIESEQQRAPGVPQVTRGSEQDFTKDKKALKPQSTSGKESRSHKARKDSFGNSSGSGRASSLQRATSMFTLDMNEEQAQTSMLYPKKTLDISHVQPKRTQGRRQSANKHAPPGPRRSSKSFDESESLTPRTWVCVPKDYPHYLEFSEKTSVHTALAPAAKEQREAAGTPGVELDLSGGLVRSSTLVDSEERYSRRSSKITQRPLALWSNQGSTDTGRESSFSASEIASSSASETWSNSRTSSNRENDDEDQDPVQKALKRAQARPRNLAKSLEDITASMPPRQERRLAPLDVLRRSSDASTIPSPSSSLYSDPEHLKKMSKSVPSFLQNESDCREADSASEDSYHGGRQKTGRSMTNLSSSSGMASVSSLSGSVMTMYSGDYGGVEVQGNIQFSINYVQKLREFHIFVAQCRDLAAVDPKRGRSDPYVKSYLVPDKANIGKRKTSVKKKTLNPIFNELLRYRLRMEHLRTQTLILSVWHHDTFGRNSFLGEVDVDLSKWDFDHTQMNYLALKSRPTSSLQPSDDRGEMKLAIRFLPQVSHSPGKDPPSNKGEVHIWVKDCKNLPLIRGATINPYVKCFVLPDTSRKSRQKTRVLRRTVEPVFNHTLVYDGFRQEDLKEACVELTVWDRNKLASNLLGGLRLGPGTGRSYGALVNWMDSNADEVALWERMMTSPNEWVEDVLPLRMLTTAKTVLK; encoded by the exons ATGATAGACTTGAGCCATCTGACGGAGGAGGAACAGGCGATGATCATGACTGTGCTGAAGAGAGACGAAGAGCTGAAgaaagcagaggaggagaggatcaa GCAGCTGCAGAAAACCAGTGCCACAGTGGACAGCAGGCTCAAGTACCTGACAGGGGAGTGGTTTTACGAGGCCAAGTCTCTGAGACACAGGGAGAAGATCCATGGCTCCGAAGTCATCCTGGCCTCCATGAAGCAGAGGAAAGCAGGTTCTTTAG aTGGGTTTCTTTCCAGACCCGGAGCAGTCAGCGGTAAAGTCTCAGACATCACCCCCCCTCCAAAACCTGCCAGGCTCCTGGAGGCACCAACACAGCCAACACAGCCCCAGAAGAACAG CAAAAGCCTAAATGTATCagatgcagagaaagagagactgaattCAGTGGTGCGCTCCCCGGGAAGG CCAAGGCACAATCCTTTCAATCGAGCATCCCTTATTCTAGAGGTAGAGAAGACAGAAAAACAGTCCAATGGAAATCAAGAGACTGAGAAAGCATCTGAAGCAG agcccttaTCTCCCCTGAAGATTCACATGACAGCAGACTCCACCAGTCACAACTCAGCAGGCTCTGCCACCTCCGAGGGGTCCTCTCTAGGATTCAGGCCCGTGCCCAAGAAAAGAACCATCCTCTCCCGACACTCACAGAGCTCTCTCACAGGCAGTGATGTCTCCATCCCTGGGCTGCAGGGTCATCCAGCTGGGTCAAAGGTCATCGTCCCTGCCTCTCAGGGAAGTCTCCAACATGGCTCCAGCTGTGGCTCCAACCAGTCTAGCCAGGGGGCTTTGGATGTTCAGTCACAGAAAATGTATCCAACTCCCATCTCTGAGTTGCAGAACAATGCAACTCCAGTATCTCCCTCCAGTCAGCAACTGAACACTTTGAGTCACCACTCCCACAAGCCACTGAAGCATTTAACCCTAGTCTCCACCAATACTGAGTTTGAGAGAGCGAAAGAGGCCcatgaaaaagagaggagagcagagccctCAGATAACTCACTTGTCAGACACCTAGTGAGAACCCCTTCTCCTCTTAGGGAAACTGAGAGTTCCAAAGTTCCATTGAGGCCCCTGAGTGAGCCAAAGCCTCTCAGACTGTTGAACCTTAGACCTACCACACACTCTGAtaatgacagacacacagataaatCCTACACAGGTCATCAGAAGAGTGAAGGTAGCGATGGTCTCATCCAGAGAGAGTTTGTCAGTGTGGGTCCTCCTCAGGGCAGAGAGAGGTCTGATGGTCCATTTTCAAAACCTCTGTCCATACCACTCTCTCCGAGCTCAGAACTAACGGCCCCTACTCACCACCAGCCTTCTCAGCATGCAGCCTTTCAACTCATTGAGATGCAGGACAAGGAGATGATAAGAACCCGCAATATGGACACCGCAATCAGACAGGAGGACCTTAGTCTGCCTTCAAGCACTGTGG atcaATGGAAACATCATGATCTCCATAACTCTGGGGATAAGCCTGATAAGCATGTTCATAAAAAAACTGGAAACCACAAACCTGCTTCTAAATCAGCCCCCCGTAGTCCCAAGCCCACAGCGGAGCAGGACGACTCCATCTCTAAAGTCTTAGAGTGGTTCAGCCGGAGCACAGACAGCAACGACTGGCTGGAGACTGAGAGCGATCAACCAGACATGGAGGAAGACGTGATTTGCTCTGTGAAAACAGATACAGATGATCGGTCTACCTTTGAGAGCAGGTCTCAGCAGACGGAGAGGAAAGCTCCTGAGGTGAAGAGAAAGCTCCTACATGTTGACCCCAGCCTGGATATGCAAAGTATTGGAGGAGGAGTGTCAGTGTGTTTAACACCAGAGGTAAAGGATCAATCCTCTGAATCCTCTATGGATCAACCTACGGACCAGTCACCTTTGAATACATTAAGATCATACCAGCCCAAGAGACACATGTCTGAGTCTGAGGGGCTGAGAGCAGCACATTGGAAGGAGTTCAAGGAAGTGATGTTAGATAGAGAAGAGGATGTGATAGATAGGCAAGAGGATGTGAAGAAGGTCAGTGGCCCTCCAGCCAAAGCTGTTGGACCACAGGTCGCAACACAAGAAGTCAAACAGAAAGAGGTCCAAGATGAGAACCAACCACCCAAAATCAGTCACCTGAAGTCCTTCTGGGAGAAGGGCAACACTGGGCCCAAGATACTCATCAGTAGATCAATCATTGACAAAAGACAGAAAccaatggagaaagagagagcactaGCAGAGAAGTCTCATAGCACTGTTTCTGGCCCAGAGTCATACGGTGTGGAGGGGTCTTCGAGGAAGAATCTCAGGGATGAAAAAGGAGATGTACGGTTAAACCTAGATACTCAACAAAGCACTGCTAGTCGAGATATGAGAAGTGGTCAGCCGAGTGTTAGCCCTTACAAACAGGAGGTATACAGACCCCAAAATAGTGTTGTTATTGCTCCCTCTATAGAGATACGTACACTGCCAACCTGGGATGATAGCTACACTCCTGGGGCTCAAAGTGAGAAGGACAATTTGACTTTAACAGAAGAAGATCTCAGAAGATCCCCAATGACAGTAGACAGAAGAAGCTCACAGGCAGAAATACTCTACCTAAGTAGACACCATCCTCAGCCTGACATGCTGTCCCAGTCCAGACTCAGCACAGAACATCAGATATTCTCCCCATTAACACTCAGTCCTCAGCCTGAATTGCTCATCCAgcccacagtcaacccccagcCTGTGAATCTCTTACCTGCCATACCAAAACCCCAACCTGAAATGCCATCCAGGGCCAGGTCCAAGCCCAGTCCCAACCCACTGCCTGAACTACTCTCCCAGCCTACAACCAGCCCAGACTCTGAGAAGTTTAGACACAAGGTTGGAAAAGAAAGTGAACAGTTTCCCCCCAAAACTCAGCAAAGCAATGTCAATGTACAGTCAAGTGTGTCCACTAAAAAACAGGTTCCCCCTCAACAGGACAGCAAAGCAGACAATATAAAGCAGCTCAAGTCCTTCTGGGAGCAGGAGAATAACCGGCCTATATTTTACACTGGTCAATCAAAAGAAGCAGGGGACGCCAGTGTGACTCAAATTCCATCATCGGCCATAGGAAAGATGAATAAAAGGTACACCAAGTCTGAGTTTGACCTGAGGTCAATCTGCAACGAATCTGACGGCGACCACGAAGGGAATTCCAACCTTTCCTCTGACAGAAAAATACAGAATTTCACAGTCTTCACGATGGAGAAGTCGTCCCCAAGCCTCGGAGAAAACCGCTCACAGTTTAAGAATCTCTGCAACTTCTGGGGTGAGGCCACTTTGAATAACAGAGGGCCGATCTCTTCTGACGAACTCAAAAGCCCTAAAAATAAGGAGCCAATGGATACCCAGAACTCAATGCTGGAGTTAAAGCAATGTGTTGACCCTGATTTCTACAGCAAATCTGCCCCCAGCCAGTCACAAAAGGTCAGTGCTACACTACCTTTGGATGAGAGCCGGCTCAAGAAAACATCTTCACCTTCTTCACCAtcttctccatctccccctccatctTTAGTCAGGGGTAACAAAGACAGAGAGCACCAGTCAAGGTCTAAATCGATTGGAGTGGGTTCAGAAGCTATGATTGACACTAAAGAGCACCAGTCAAAGTCTAGATCAGTTGAGGTGAGATCAGGAGCTATGATTGACACTAAAGCCAACTTCTCACCTCAAATCACCATAGAGTCAGAGCAGCAAAGAGCCCCTGGTGTCCCCCAGGTAACAAGGGGCTCAGAACAGGACTTCACCAAAGATAAAAAGGCCCTGAAGCCCCAAAGCACCTCAGGAAAGGAATCTCGGTCTCATAAAGCTAGAAAAGACAGTTTTGGAAACTCAAGTGGAAGTGGACGTGCAAGTTCCCTTCAGCGCGCCACCAGTATGTTCACATTAGACATGAATGAGGAACAGGCCCAAACTTCTATGTTGTACCCTAAAAAGACACTGGATATTAGTCATGTCCAGCCCAAGAGGACACAGGGTAGACGACAGAGTGCTAACAAGCACGCTCCTCCTGGTCCAAGGAGGTCCTCAAAATCATTTGACGAGTCTGAATCTCTGACCCCTCGCACTTGGGTCTGTGTTCCCAAAGACTACCCCCATTACCTGGAGTTTTCAGAGAAGACCAGCGTCCACACTGCTCTGGCCCCGGCAGCAAAGGAGCAGAGGGAGGCAGCAGGCACGCCTGGGGTTGAACTTGACCTGAGTGGTGGGCTTGTCAGATCCAGCACCCTAGTGGACTCAGAGGAGCGCTACAGTAGGAGGAGCAGCAAGATAACGCAGCGCCCCCTGGCCCTCTGGTCAAACCAGGGCAGCACTGACACTGGACGAGAGTCATCATTCAGTGCGTCTGAAATAGCATCGAGCAGTGCGTCTGAAACTTGGTCCAACTCCAGGACCAGTTCAAACC GTGAAAATGATGATGAGGATCAGGACCCTGTACAGAAGGCATTGAAAAGAGCTCAGGCCCGCCCACGAAATCTGGCCAAAAGTCTTGAGGATATCACAGCATCCATGCCACCAC GACAAGAAAGAAGACTAGCTCCCCTTGATGTCCTCAGGCGAAGCAGTGATG CATCcaccatcccctctccctcctcatccctctactCTGACCCTGAACATTTGAAGAAGATGAGCAAATCTGTTCCCTCGTTCCTGCAGAACGAG AGTGATTGCAGAGAAGCTGACTCCGCCTCTGAAGACAGTTACCATGGAGGCAGGCAGAAGACAGGCAGATCTATGACTAACCTCAGCAGCTCCTCTGGCATGGCATCTGTGTCCTCT ctgagTGGCAGTGTGATGACCATGTACAGTGGGGACTATGGAGGTGTGGAGGTGCAGGGGAACATCCAGTTCTCCATCAACTACGTTCAGAAGCTCAGGGAGTTCCACATCTTTGTGGCTCAATGCCGAGACCTGGCCGCCGTCGACCCTAAGAGGGGCCGCTCTGACCC GTATGTTAAAAGTTACCTGGTACCTGACAAAGCCAATATAGGGAAGAGGAAAACGTCTGTGAAGAAGAAGACTCTCAACCCCATTTTCAACGAGCTCCTCAGA TATCGGCTTCGTATGGAGCACCTCCGAACTCAGACACTCATTCTCTCCGTCTGGCACCACGACACCTTTGGCAGGAACAGTTTTCTGGGTGAGGTGGATGTGGACCTGTCCAAATGGGACTTTGACCACACCCAGATGAACTACTTAGCTCTGAAATCCAGG CCTACCTCCAGTCTGCAGCCATCAGATGACAGAGGGGAGATGAAACTGGCCATACGCTTCCTGCCTCAAGTCTCCCACA GCCCAGGAAAGGATCCCCCCTCTAACAAAGGTGAGGTTCATATTTGGGTGAAAGACTGCAAGAACCTTCCCCTCATCAGAGGGGCCACCATCAACCCATATGTCAAGTG
- the LOC106581144 gene encoding uncharacterized protein isoform X2, whose translation MIDLSHLTEEEQAMIMTVLKRDEELKKAEEERIKQLQKTSATVDSRLKYLTGEWFYEAKSLRHREKIHGSEVILASMKQRKAGSLDGFLSRPGAVSGKVSDITPPPKPARLLEAPTQPTQPQKNSKSLNVSDAEKERLNSVVRSPGRPRHNPFNRASLILEVEKTEKQSNGNQETEKASEAEPLSPLKIHMTADSTSHNSAGSATSEGSSLGFRPVPKKRTILSRHSQSSLTGSDVSIPGLQGHPAGSKVIVPASQGSLQHGSSCGSNQSSQGALDVQSQKMYPTPISELQNNATPVSPSSQQLNTLSHHSHKPLKHLTLVSTNTEFERAKEAHEKERRAEPSDNSLVRHLVRTPSPLRETESSKVPLRPLSEPKPLRLLNLRPTTHSDNDRHTDKSYTGHQKSEGSDGLIQREFVSVGPPQGRERSDGPFSKPLSIPLSPSSELTAPTHHQPSQHAAFQLIEMQDKEMIRTRNMDTAIRQEDLSLPSSTVDQWKHHDLHNSGDKPDKHVHKKTGNHKPASKSAPRSPKPTAEQDDSISKVLEWFSRSTDSNDWLETESDQPDMEEDVICSVKTDTDDRSTFESRSQQTERKAPEVKRKLLHVDPSLDMQSIGGGVSVCLTPEVKDQSSESSMDQPTDQSPLNTLRSYQPKRHMSESEGLRAAHWKEFKEVMLDREEDVIDRQEDVKKVSGPPAKAVGPQVATQEVKQKEVQDENQPPKISHLKSFWEKGNTGPKILISRSIIDKRQKPMEKERALAEKSHSTVSGPESYGVEGSSRKNLRDEKGDVRLNLDTQQSTASRDMRSGQPSVSPYKQEVYRPQNSVVIAPSIEIRTLPTWDDSYTPGAQSEKDNLTLTEEDLRRSPMTVDRRSSQAEILYLSRHHPQPDMLSQSRLSTEHQIFSPLTLSPQPELLIQPTVNPQPVNLLPAIPKPQPEMPSRARSKPSPNPLPELLSQPTTSPDSEKFRHKVGKESEQFPPKTQQSNVNVQSSVSTKKQVPPQQDSKADNIKQLKSFWEQENNRPIFYTGQSKEAGDASVTQIPSSAIGKMNKRYTKSEFDLRSICNESDGDHEGNSNLSSDRKIQNFTVFTMEKSSPSLGENRSQFKNLCNFWGEATLNNRGPISSDELKSPKNKEPMDTQNSMLELKQCVDPDFYSKSAPSQSQKVSATLPLDESRLKKTSSPSSPSSPSPPPSLVRGNKDREHQSRSKSIGVGSEAMIDTKEHQSKSRSVEVRSGAMIDTKANFSPQITIESEQQRAPGVPQVTRGSEQDFTKDKKALKPQSTSGKESRSHKARKDSFGNSSGSGRASSLQRATSMFTLDMNEEQAQTSMLYPKKTLDISHVQPKRTQGRRQSANKHAPPGPRRSSKSFDESESLTPRTWVCVPKDYPHYLEFSEKTSVHTALAPAAKEQREAAGTPGVELDLSGGLVRSSTLVDSEERYSRRSSKITQRPLALWSNQGSTDTGRESSFSASEIASSSASETWSNSRTSSNRENDDEDQDPVQKALKRAQARPRNLAKSLEDITASMPPRQERRLAPLDVLRRSSDASTIPSPSSSLYSDPEHLKKMSKSVPSFLQNELSGSVMTMYSGDYGGVEVQGNIQFSINYVQKLREFHIFVAQCRDLAAVDPKRGRSDPYVKSYLVPDKANIGKRKTSVKKKTLNPIFNELLRYRLRMEHLRTQTLILSVWHHDTFGRNSFLGEVDVDLSKWDFDHTQMNYLALKSRPTSSLQPSDDRGEMKLAIRFLPQVSHSPGKDPPSNKGEVHIWVKDCKNLPLIRGATINPYVKCFVLPDTSRKSRQKTRVLRRTVEPVFNHTLVYDGFRQEDLKEACVELTVWDRNKLASNLLGGLRLGPGTGRSYGALVNWMDSNADEVALWERMMTSPNEWVEDVLPLRMLTTAKTVLK comes from the exons ATGATAGACTTGAGCCATCTGACGGAGGAGGAACAGGCGATGATCATGACTGTGCTGAAGAGAGACGAAGAGCTGAAgaaagcagaggaggagaggatcaa GCAGCTGCAGAAAACCAGTGCCACAGTGGACAGCAGGCTCAAGTACCTGACAGGGGAGTGGTTTTACGAGGCCAAGTCTCTGAGACACAGGGAGAAGATCCATGGCTCCGAAGTCATCCTGGCCTCCATGAAGCAGAGGAAAGCAGGTTCTTTAG aTGGGTTTCTTTCCAGACCCGGAGCAGTCAGCGGTAAAGTCTCAGACATCACCCCCCCTCCAAAACCTGCCAGGCTCCTGGAGGCACCAACACAGCCAACACAGCCCCAGAAGAACAG CAAAAGCCTAAATGTATCagatgcagagaaagagagactgaattCAGTGGTGCGCTCCCCGGGAAGG CCAAGGCACAATCCTTTCAATCGAGCATCCCTTATTCTAGAGGTAGAGAAGACAGAAAAACAGTCCAATGGAAATCAAGAGACTGAGAAAGCATCTGAAGCAG agcccttaTCTCCCCTGAAGATTCACATGACAGCAGACTCCACCAGTCACAACTCAGCAGGCTCTGCCACCTCCGAGGGGTCCTCTCTAGGATTCAGGCCCGTGCCCAAGAAAAGAACCATCCTCTCCCGACACTCACAGAGCTCTCTCACAGGCAGTGATGTCTCCATCCCTGGGCTGCAGGGTCATCCAGCTGGGTCAAAGGTCATCGTCCCTGCCTCTCAGGGAAGTCTCCAACATGGCTCCAGCTGTGGCTCCAACCAGTCTAGCCAGGGGGCTTTGGATGTTCAGTCACAGAAAATGTATCCAACTCCCATCTCTGAGTTGCAGAACAATGCAACTCCAGTATCTCCCTCCAGTCAGCAACTGAACACTTTGAGTCACCACTCCCACAAGCCACTGAAGCATTTAACCCTAGTCTCCACCAATACTGAGTTTGAGAGAGCGAAAGAGGCCcatgaaaaagagaggagagcagagccctCAGATAACTCACTTGTCAGACACCTAGTGAGAACCCCTTCTCCTCTTAGGGAAACTGAGAGTTCCAAAGTTCCATTGAGGCCCCTGAGTGAGCCAAAGCCTCTCAGACTGTTGAACCTTAGACCTACCACACACTCTGAtaatgacagacacacagataaatCCTACACAGGTCATCAGAAGAGTGAAGGTAGCGATGGTCTCATCCAGAGAGAGTTTGTCAGTGTGGGTCCTCCTCAGGGCAGAGAGAGGTCTGATGGTCCATTTTCAAAACCTCTGTCCATACCACTCTCTCCGAGCTCAGAACTAACGGCCCCTACTCACCACCAGCCTTCTCAGCATGCAGCCTTTCAACTCATTGAGATGCAGGACAAGGAGATGATAAGAACCCGCAATATGGACACCGCAATCAGACAGGAGGACCTTAGTCTGCCTTCAAGCACTGTGG atcaATGGAAACATCATGATCTCCATAACTCTGGGGATAAGCCTGATAAGCATGTTCATAAAAAAACTGGAAACCACAAACCTGCTTCTAAATCAGCCCCCCGTAGTCCCAAGCCCACAGCGGAGCAGGACGACTCCATCTCTAAAGTCTTAGAGTGGTTCAGCCGGAGCACAGACAGCAACGACTGGCTGGAGACTGAGAGCGATCAACCAGACATGGAGGAAGACGTGATTTGCTCTGTGAAAACAGATACAGATGATCGGTCTACCTTTGAGAGCAGGTCTCAGCAGACGGAGAGGAAAGCTCCTGAGGTGAAGAGAAAGCTCCTACATGTTGACCCCAGCCTGGATATGCAAAGTATTGGAGGAGGAGTGTCAGTGTGTTTAACACCAGAGGTAAAGGATCAATCCTCTGAATCCTCTATGGATCAACCTACGGACCAGTCACCTTTGAATACATTAAGATCATACCAGCCCAAGAGACACATGTCTGAGTCTGAGGGGCTGAGAGCAGCACATTGGAAGGAGTTCAAGGAAGTGATGTTAGATAGAGAAGAGGATGTGATAGATAGGCAAGAGGATGTGAAGAAGGTCAGTGGCCCTCCAGCCAAAGCTGTTGGACCACAGGTCGCAACACAAGAAGTCAAACAGAAAGAGGTCCAAGATGAGAACCAACCACCCAAAATCAGTCACCTGAAGTCCTTCTGGGAGAAGGGCAACACTGGGCCCAAGATACTCATCAGTAGATCAATCATTGACAAAAGACAGAAAccaatggagaaagagagagcactaGCAGAGAAGTCTCATAGCACTGTTTCTGGCCCAGAGTCATACGGTGTGGAGGGGTCTTCGAGGAAGAATCTCAGGGATGAAAAAGGAGATGTACGGTTAAACCTAGATACTCAACAAAGCACTGCTAGTCGAGATATGAGAAGTGGTCAGCCGAGTGTTAGCCCTTACAAACAGGAGGTATACAGACCCCAAAATAGTGTTGTTATTGCTCCCTCTATAGAGATACGTACACTGCCAACCTGGGATGATAGCTACACTCCTGGGGCTCAAAGTGAGAAGGACAATTTGACTTTAACAGAAGAAGATCTCAGAAGATCCCCAATGACAGTAGACAGAAGAAGCTCACAGGCAGAAATACTCTACCTAAGTAGACACCATCCTCAGCCTGACATGCTGTCCCAGTCCAGACTCAGCACAGAACATCAGATATTCTCCCCATTAACACTCAGTCCTCAGCCTGAATTGCTCATCCAgcccacagtcaacccccagcCTGTGAATCTCTTACCTGCCATACCAAAACCCCAACCTGAAATGCCATCCAGGGCCAGGTCCAAGCCCAGTCCCAACCCACTGCCTGAACTACTCTCCCAGCCTACAACCAGCCCAGACTCTGAGAAGTTTAGACACAAGGTTGGAAAAGAAAGTGAACAGTTTCCCCCCAAAACTCAGCAAAGCAATGTCAATGTACAGTCAAGTGTGTCCACTAAAAAACAGGTTCCCCCTCAACAGGACAGCAAAGCAGACAATATAAAGCAGCTCAAGTCCTTCTGGGAGCAGGAGAATAACCGGCCTATATTTTACACTGGTCAATCAAAAGAAGCAGGGGACGCCAGTGTGACTCAAATTCCATCATCGGCCATAGGAAAGATGAATAAAAGGTACACCAAGTCTGAGTTTGACCTGAGGTCAATCTGCAACGAATCTGACGGCGACCACGAAGGGAATTCCAACCTTTCCTCTGACAGAAAAATACAGAATTTCACAGTCTTCACGATGGAGAAGTCGTCCCCAAGCCTCGGAGAAAACCGCTCACAGTTTAAGAATCTCTGCAACTTCTGGGGTGAGGCCACTTTGAATAACAGAGGGCCGATCTCTTCTGACGAACTCAAAAGCCCTAAAAATAAGGAGCCAATGGATACCCAGAACTCAATGCTGGAGTTAAAGCAATGTGTTGACCCTGATTTCTACAGCAAATCTGCCCCCAGCCAGTCACAAAAGGTCAGTGCTACACTACCTTTGGATGAGAGCCGGCTCAAGAAAACATCTTCACCTTCTTCACCAtcttctccatctccccctccatctTTAGTCAGGGGTAACAAAGACAGAGAGCACCAGTCAAGGTCTAAATCGATTGGAGTGGGTTCAGAAGCTATGATTGACACTAAAGAGCACCAGTCAAAGTCTAGATCAGTTGAGGTGAGATCAGGAGCTATGATTGACACTAAAGCCAACTTCTCACCTCAAATCACCATAGAGTCAGAGCAGCAAAGAGCCCCTGGTGTCCCCCAGGTAACAAGGGGCTCAGAACAGGACTTCACCAAAGATAAAAAGGCCCTGAAGCCCCAAAGCACCTCAGGAAAGGAATCTCGGTCTCATAAAGCTAGAAAAGACAGTTTTGGAAACTCAAGTGGAAGTGGACGTGCAAGTTCCCTTCAGCGCGCCACCAGTATGTTCACATTAGACATGAATGAGGAACAGGCCCAAACTTCTATGTTGTACCCTAAAAAGACACTGGATATTAGTCATGTCCAGCCCAAGAGGACACAGGGTAGACGACAGAGTGCTAACAAGCACGCTCCTCCTGGTCCAAGGAGGTCCTCAAAATCATTTGACGAGTCTGAATCTCTGACCCCTCGCACTTGGGTCTGTGTTCCCAAAGACTACCCCCATTACCTGGAGTTTTCAGAGAAGACCAGCGTCCACACTGCTCTGGCCCCGGCAGCAAAGGAGCAGAGGGAGGCAGCAGGCACGCCTGGGGTTGAACTTGACCTGAGTGGTGGGCTTGTCAGATCCAGCACCCTAGTGGACTCAGAGGAGCGCTACAGTAGGAGGAGCAGCAAGATAACGCAGCGCCCCCTGGCCCTCTGGTCAAACCAGGGCAGCACTGACACTGGACGAGAGTCATCATTCAGTGCGTCTGAAATAGCATCGAGCAGTGCGTCTGAAACTTGGTCCAACTCCAGGACCAGTTCAAACC GTGAAAATGATGATGAGGATCAGGACCCTGTACAGAAGGCATTGAAAAGAGCTCAGGCCCGCCCACGAAATCTGGCCAAAAGTCTTGAGGATATCACAGCATCCATGCCACCAC GACAAGAAAGAAGACTAGCTCCCCTTGATGTCCTCAGGCGAAGCAGTGATG CATCcaccatcccctctccctcctcatccctctactCTGACCCTGAACATTTGAAGAAGATGAGCAAATCTGTTCCCTCGTTCCTGCAGAACGAG ctgagTGGCAGTGTGATGACCATGTACAGTGGGGACTATGGAGGTGTGGAGGTGCAGGGGAACATCCAGTTCTCCATCAACTACGTTCAGAAGCTCAGGGAGTTCCACATCTTTGTGGCTCAATGCCGAGACCTGGCCGCCGTCGACCCTAAGAGGGGCCGCTCTGACCC GTATGTTAAAAGTTACCTGGTACCTGACAAAGCCAATATAGGGAAGAGGAAAACGTCTGTGAAGAAGAAGACTCTCAACCCCATTTTCAACGAGCTCCTCAGA TATCGGCTTCGTATGGAGCACCTCCGAACTCAGACACTCATTCTCTCCGTCTGGCACCACGACACCTTTGGCAGGAACAGTTTTCTGGGTGAGGTGGATGTGGACCTGTCCAAATGGGACTTTGACCACACCCAGATGAACTACTTAGCTCTGAAATCCAGG CCTACCTCCAGTCTGCAGCCATCAGATGACAGAGGGGAGATGAAACTGGCCATACGCTTCCTGCCTCAAGTCTCCCACA GCCCAGGAAAGGATCCCCCCTCTAACAAAGGTGAGGTTCATATTTGGGTGAAAGACTGCAAGAACCTTCCCCTCATCAGAGGGGCCACCATCAACCCATATGTCAAGTG